In Vigna radiata var. radiata cultivar VC1973A chromosome 3, Vradiata_ver6, whole genome shotgun sequence, the following proteins share a genomic window:
- the LOC106757132 gene encoding uncharacterized protein LOC106757132 has translation MNKDKIFKLAKGFRGRAKNCIRIARERVEKALQYSYRDRRNKKRDMRSLWIQRINAGTRVHGVNYGNFMHGLMKENIQLNRKVLSELSMHEPYSFKSLVDVSRNAFPGNKNVVIPPRKVAF, from the exons ATGAACAAGGATAAGATCTTCAAGTTAGCAAAGGGGTTCAGGGGTAGAGCCAAGAATTGCATAAGGATTGCAAGGGAGAGAGTGGAGAAGGCCTTGCAATATTCTTACAGAGACCGTAGAAACAAAAAGAGAGACATGCGATCTCTTTGGATCCAAAGGATCAATGCTGGTACCCGTGTACATGGG GTCAATTATGGGAACTTTATGCATGGACTGATGAAGGAAAACATCCAACTTAACAGAAAGGTTCTATCAGAGTTATCTATGCATGAACCCTATAGCTTCAAGTCTTTGGTTGATGTATCGCGAAATGCATTTCCAGGAAACAAGAATGTTGTGATTCCTCCTAGAAAGGTCGCTTTTTAG
- the LOC106757095 gene encoding uncharacterized protein LOC106757095: MFFHRVLSRSSATLCRSFTLSVSRNSQPFSNHFHSLLHPSPNKLILVEATLRNPLNSSLISRFGFSSSASSEPASNDPVKACEEEKVTDQSEQAKAADQTKESDVESECDQSRDDLIKLVAEKEQLLKLKHKEIGEMQDKVLRTYAEMENVMARTRREAENSKKFAIQNFAKSLLDVADNLGRASSVVKESFSKIESPKESSEAAQLLKTLLEGVEMTEKQLAEVLKKHGVEKYDPTNEPFDPHRHNAIFQIPDATKAPGTVGVVLKAGYMLYDRVLRPAEVGVTQEVDDSKAAE, translated from the exons ATGTTCTTCCACAGGGTGCTGTCCCGTTCCTCTGCAACCCTTTGTCGAAGCTTCACCCTTTCTGTTTCACGAAATTCCCAACCTTTCTCCAATCACTTTCATTCTCTCCTCCACCCATCACCCAACAAG CTGATTCTAGTTGAAGCTACTTTGCGGAATCCACTGAATTCATCTTTGATTTCGAGATTCGGATTTTCTTCTTCGGCCTCATCTGAACCTGCCAGTAATGACCCTGTAAAGGCATGTGAGGAAGAAAAGGTGACTGATCAGTCTGAACAAGCCAAAGCTGCTGATCAAACCAAAGAATCAG ATGTAGAGAGTGAATGTGATCAATCCAGGGATGATTTAATAAAGCTTGTTGCTGAGAAGGAACAGCTTTTGAAGTTGAAACACAAGGAGATTGGGGAAATGCAGGACAAAGTTCTGCGAACATATGCGGAGATGGAGAATGTCATGGCCAGAACAAGGCGTGAAGCAGAAAATTCGAAAAAATTTGCTATACAG AATTTTGCGAAGAGTCTACTAGATGTTGCTGACAATTTGGGAAGAGCTTCCTCTGTTGTAAAGGAGAGTTTTTCCAAAATTGAATCTCCTAAGGAGTCTTCGGAAGCAGCACAACTCCTGAAAACACTTCTTGAAGGTGTTGAAATGACTGAGAAACAACTTGCAGAG GTACTGAAAAAGCATGGTGTAGAAAAATATGATCCTACAAATGAGCCATTTGATCCACACAGGCACAATGCCATCTTCCAAATCCCTGATGCTACCAAGGCCCCTGGCACTGTTGGAGTTGTTCTAAAG GCTGGATATATGCTCTATGATCGTGTTCTTCGTCCGGCAGAAGTTGGTGTAACTCAAGAAGTAGATGATAGCAAAGCAGCTGAGTGA
- the LOC106757129 gene encoding uncharacterized protein LOC106757129 isoform X2 — protein sequence MEAVGSRLGRASSRYGSTTVFTGPVRKWKKKWVHVTPSSSPSNTNTNNNAHAPANSNASSLLLLRRWTPTTDDDAAATDEPPRRKFRYTPIAVLEEQKKNMVKEKNEPATESDQSEATQTNVIHEMQGKLNMNEMSEETKHWSTYQCVAGFKHR from the exons ATGGAGGCAGTCGGTTCCAGACTCGGCCGCGCCTCCTCTCGTTACGGTTCCACCACCGTCTTCACCGGCCCCGTCAGgaagtggaagaagaagtggGTCCACGTCACTCCCTCTTCCTCACCCAGTAATACCAACACCAACAACAACGCTCACGCTCCTGCCAATTCCAACGCTTCCTCTCTTCTCCTCCTCCGCCGCTGGACCCCCACCACCGACGACGACGCTGCAGCCACCGACGAGCCTCCTAGGAGGAAGTTCCGTTACACCCCT ATTGCTGTTCTAGAAGAACAGAAAAAGAATATggttaaggaaaaaaatgaacCTGCAACTGAGAGTGATCAATCCGAAGCTACGCAGACAAATGTCATTCATGAAATGCAAGGGAAATTGAACATGAATGAAATGTCGGAGGAAACAAAG CATTGGTCTACATATCAATGTGTTGCAGGATTCAAACATCGTTAG
- the LOC106757452 gene encoding inactive protein RESTRICTED TEV MOVEMENT 2: MSLDERTNPQAAAEPVHEDFIPPSDWDRQENSDTLILMLPGFRKEQLKVQVSSNRVLRLRGERKISDNKWRRFHKEVNLSDSHDTTGINAKFEAGMLYVKLPKLIKPPIPTSPTTDDDHKPDATEQHDHEKDSKEDTTHEESKMEEQPTAVHEESQVMLQKEKSKAESEDKSEEMQETKETTVKEQKEGDEDSEKKVAESEVKRDNDEKEMREVVASKGLEGLSRISVGKMKTRVEKISEMVLEVKKQNKVANLVVLVFLVLLIGIYVKSVVKSSFAGPKNQDL, translated from the exons ATGTCGTTAGATGAAAGAACAAATCCACAAGCAGCAGCTGAACCTGTTCATGAAGATTTTATACCACCCTCCGATTGGGATCGCCAGGAAAATAGTGACACCCTCATTCTTATGCTTCCAG GGTTTAGAAAAGAACAATTGAAGGTTCAAGTGTCCTCTAACCGTGTGCTAAGGTTGAGAGGTGAAAGAAAGATCAGTGATAACAAATGGCGTAGATTTCATAAGGAAGTAAACCTTTCTGATTCTCATGACACCACTGGAATCAATGCCAAGTTTGAAGCTGGAATGCTATACGTAAAGCTTCCCAAACTCATCAAACCACCAATACCAACAAGTCCAACAACTGATGATGATCACAAACCAGATGCTACTGAACAACATGATCATGAAAAAGACTCAAAAGAGGACACAACTCATGAAGAATCCAAGATGGAGGAACAGCCAACAGCAGTTCATGAAGAGTCTCAAGTGATGCTGCAAAAGGAAAAGAGCAAAGCAGAAAGTGAAGACAAAAGTGAAGAAATGCAGGAAACTAAAGAAACAACAGTGAAGGAGCAGAAGGAaggtgatgaagattctgaaaAGAAGGTGGCAGAATCAGAAGTAAAAAGAGATAATGATGAGAAAGAGATGAGAGAAGTTGTAGCTTCAAAGGGTCTTGAAGGGTTAAGTAGGATTAGTGTGGGGAAGATGAAGACAAGGGTGGAGAAGATTTCTGAGATGGTTTTGGAGGTTAAGAAGCAGAATAAGGTAGCCAACTTAGTTGTTCTTGTCTTTCTTGTGTTGCTTATTGGAATCTACGTAAAGAGTGTGGTCAAGTCATCTTTTGCAGGACCCAAAAACCAAGACCTTTGA
- the LOC106757129 gene encoding uncharacterized protein LOC106757129 isoform X1, giving the protein MEAVGSRLGRASSRYGSTTVFTGPVRKWKKKWVHVTPSSSPSNTNTNNNAHAPANSNASSLLLLRRWTPTTDDDAAATDEPPRRKFRYTPIAVLEEQKKNMVKEKNEPATESDQSEATQTNVIHEMQGKLNMNEMSEETKDSNIVRKDDGLVDLQSHNDETSQNSDTQLENNV; this is encoded by the exons ATGGAGGCAGTCGGTTCCAGACTCGGCCGCGCCTCCTCTCGTTACGGTTCCACCACCGTCTTCACCGGCCCCGTCAGgaagtggaagaagaagtggGTCCACGTCACTCCCTCTTCCTCACCCAGTAATACCAACACCAACAACAACGCTCACGCTCCTGCCAATTCCAACGCTTCCTCTCTTCTCCTCCTCCGCCGCTGGACCCCCACCACCGACGACGACGCTGCAGCCACCGACGAGCCTCCTAGGAGGAAGTTCCGTTACACCCCT ATTGCTGTTCTAGAAGAACAGAAAAAGAATATggttaaggaaaaaaatgaacCTGCAACTGAGAGTGATCAATCCGAAGCTACGCAGACAAATGTCATTCATGAAATGCAAGGGAAATTGAACATGAATGAAATGTCGGAGGAAACAAAG GATTCAAACATCGTTAGAAAGGATGATGGTTTGGTGGACTTGCAAAGCCACAATGATGAAACCAGCCAGAACAGTGATACTCAATTGGAAAATAATGTGTAG
- the LOC106757215 gene encoding rRNA-processing protein UTP23 homolog gives MKVKKQKRHRKTLTFYTACFGFRKPFKVLCDGTFVHHLLVNRITPADIALGNILSATVKLYTTRCVLAELKRLGSSYSESLEAAHKLIVARCEHAKCVSADVCIKEVVGENNSEHFFVASQDTDLRKKLQEVPGVPLIYGLRNALFLESPSAFQRQYVKTSEEGRLHMTEKEYKILKHKVMNRLTDEEANNSITEIMENVDSGYQTTNIQAVKKSTATKNRMEIKDKPQFKRKKAKGPNPLSCKKKNKSQNIDLSKEAKGDNAAKRSRKRKRSRKGKKMPTEGAS, from the exons ATGAAGGTGAAAAAGCAGAAGAGGCATAGAAAAACTTTGACTTTTTACACTGCGTGCTTTGGTTTTCGGAAGCCTTTCAAGGTTTTATGTGATGGGACATTTGTGCACCACCTTCTTGTGAATCGAATAACCCCTGCTGACATCGCACTTGGCAATATCCTCAGTGCTACTGTCAAACTCTACACTACCAG GTGTGTTCTGGCTGAGTTGAAGCGACTTGGTAGCTCATATTCCGAGTCTCTGGAGGCGGCTCATAAACTCATAGTTGCCAG ATGTGAGCATGCTAAATGTGTGAGTGCAGATGTTTGCATCAAGGAGGTTGTTGGAGAAAACAATTCTGAACATTTCTTTGTTGCTAGTCAGGACACTGACCTCCGGAAAAAGTTGCAAGAG GTACCTGGTGTGCCTCTCATATATGGTCTCAGAAATGCTCTTTTTCTTGAATCCCCATCTGCATTTCAACGACAGTATGTCAAAACTTCTGAAGAAGGGCGGTTGCATATGACTGAGAAAGAGTACAAGATATTGAAGCATAAAGTGATGAATAGACTGACTGACGAGGAAGCTAACAATTCGATTACTGAAATAATGGAAAATGTAGATTCAGGATATCAGACCACAAATATTCAGGCAGTTAAAAAGAGTACTGCTACAAAGAATCGGATGGAAATCAAGGATAAACCTCAGTTCAAGAGAAAAAAAGCAAAG GGTCCAAACCCACTTTCgtgcaagaagaaaaataaaagccaAAACATTGATCTTTCGAAG gaaGCTAAAGGAGACAATGCAGCGAAGAGAAgtaggaaaaggaaaaggtcACGTAAAGGGAAGAAGATGCCTACAGAAGGAGCCAGTTAg